Proteins from one Mycobacterium sp. HUMS_12744610 genomic window:
- a CDS encoding FmdB family zinc ribbon protein, protein MATYAYRCTQHGEFDVRCPLGTAPAESACPVCNGWAGRVFRAPMLSLAPRALVTAIDRTEKSRDEPEVVSALPPRSAPAHNPAPAQNPAWRRLPRP, encoded by the coding sequence ATGGCCACATACGCGTATCGATGCACGCAACACGGCGAGTTCGACGTCAGATGCCCGTTGGGAACGGCGCCCGCCGAGTCGGCGTGTCCGGTATGCAACGGCTGGGCAGGCCGCGTCTTTCGTGCGCCGATGCTGTCGCTGGCGCCCCGCGCGTTGGTGACCGCAATCGACCGAACCGAGAAATCGCGCGACGAACCCGAGGTGGTGTCGGCTCTGCCGCCACGATCGGCGCCAGCGCACAATCCGGCGCCGGCACAGAATCCCGCATGGCGGCGTCTCCCGCGGCCGTGA
- a CDS encoding acyl-CoA thioesterase II, with the protein MNDAPDFKELLAVLDLDRVADDRFLGSHPSKNPMRTFGGQLMAQSFVASSRTLPSQGLPPSALSVHFVNGGDTARDIEFRVTRLRDERRFANRRVDAVQDGVVLSSALISYMSGGPGLEHGVKPPQVGQPENHPPIGELLRGYEETVPHFVNALHPIEWRFTNDPSWVMRDKGERLPHNRVWQKALGVLPDDPVLHTAALVYSSDTTVLDSVITTHGLSWGYDRIFAASANHSIWFHRQVNFNDWVLYSTSSPVAADSRGLGTGHFFDRAGQVIATVVQEGVLLYFPSAGR; encoded by the coding sequence ATGAACGATGCGCCCGACTTCAAGGAACTGCTGGCGGTCCTGGACCTGGACCGCGTCGCCGACGACCGGTTCCTCGGCTCGCACCCCAGCAAGAACCCGATGCGGACGTTCGGCGGGCAGCTCATGGCGCAGTCGTTCGTCGCGAGCAGCCGAACGCTGCCTTCGCAGGGCCTGCCGCCCAGCGCGCTCTCGGTGCATTTCGTCAACGGCGGCGACACCGCCAGGGACATCGAATTCCGGGTCACGCGGCTGCGCGACGAGCGGCGCTTCGCCAACCGGCGCGTCGACGCGGTGCAGGACGGCGTGGTGCTGTCCTCGGCGCTGATCTCCTACATGTCCGGCGGCCCCGGCCTCGAGCACGGCGTCAAGCCTCCGCAGGTCGGGCAGCCCGAGAACCACCCGCCGATCGGCGAGTTGCTGCGCGGCTACGAGGAGACCGTCCCGCACTTCGTCAACGCCCTGCATCCGATCGAATGGCGCTTCACCAACGATCCCTCCTGGGTGATGCGGGACAAGGGCGAGCGCCTCCCGCACAACCGCGTGTGGCAGAAGGCGCTGGGCGTGCTGCCCGACGATCCGGTGCTGCACACCGCCGCCCTGGTTTACTCCTCGGACACCACGGTGCTCGACTCGGTCATCACCACCCACGGCCTGTCCTGGGGTTACGATCGCATCTTCGCTGCCTCGGCCAACCATTCGATCTGGTTCCACCGGCAGGTCAACTTCAACGACTGGGTGCTTTACTCGACGTCCTCGCCGGTGGCCGCCGACTCCCGCGGGCTGGGAACCGGGCATTTCTTCGACCGCGCGGGGCAAGTCATCGCCACGGTGGTGCAGGAGGGCGTCCTGTTATATTTCCCGTCCGCCGGCCGATAG
- the pyk gene encoding pyruvate kinase, producing the protein MSRRGKIVCTLGPATQSDELILALVEAGMDVARLNFSHGDYADHKAAYERVRAASDTTGRAVGVLADLQGPKIRLGRFATGPTYWADGETVRITVAECEGSHDRVSTTYKRLAKDAAVGDRVLVDDGKVGLVVDAIEGDDVVCTVVEGGPVSNNKGMSLPGMNVSAPPLSEKDIADLTFAMELGVDIVALSFVRSPSDIELVHEVMDRLGRRVPVIAKLEKPEAVDNLEAIVLAFDGIMVARGDLGVELPLEEVPLVQKRAIQMARENAKPVIVATQMLDSMIENSRPTRAEASDVANAVLDGADALMLSGETSVGKYPMAAVKTMSRIVCAVEENSTAAPPLTHVPRTKRGVISYAARDIGERLDAKALVAFTQSGDTVRRLARLHTPLPLLAFTAWPEVRSQLAMTWGTETFIVPMMKSTDGMIREVDRSLLDLGRYKRGDLVVIVAGAPPGTVGSTNLIHVHRIGEDDV; encoded by the coding sequence GTGAGTAGACGCGGGAAGATCGTCTGCACCCTTGGCCCTGCAACCCAATCCGACGAACTGATTCTGGCGCTGGTCGAAGCCGGAATGGACGTGGCCCGTTTGAACTTCAGCCACGGCGACTACGCGGATCACAAGGCCGCCTACGAGCGCGTGCGGGCCGCCTCCGACACCACCGGCCGCGCCGTCGGTGTGCTCGCCGACCTGCAGGGCCCGAAGATCCGGCTGGGGCGCTTCGCGACCGGGCCCACCTACTGGGCCGACGGGGAGACGGTGCGGATCACCGTCGCCGAATGCGAGGGCAGCCACGACCGGGTGTCGACCACCTACAAGCGACTGGCCAAAGACGCCGCGGTCGGCGACCGCGTCCTGGTCGACGACGGCAAGGTTGGCCTGGTGGTCGATGCCATCGAGGGCGACGACGTGGTCTGCACGGTCGTCGAGGGCGGTCCGGTGAGCAACAACAAGGGCATGTCGTTGCCCGGCATGAACGTGTCCGCCCCGCCCTTGTCGGAGAAGGACATCGCGGACCTCACCTTCGCGATGGAGCTCGGCGTCGACATCGTCGCGCTGTCGTTCGTGCGCTCGCCGTCGGACATCGAGCTGGTGCACGAGGTGATGGACCGGCTCGGCCGGCGGGTGCCGGTGATCGCCAAGCTGGAAAAGCCCGAAGCCGTCGACAATCTCGAGGCCATCGTGCTGGCATTCGACGGCATCATGGTCGCTCGCGGCGATCTGGGTGTCGAATTGCCTCTGGAAGAGGTTCCGCTGGTGCAGAAGCGGGCCATCCAGATGGCCAGGGAGAACGCCAAACCCGTCATCGTGGCCACCCAGATGCTGGACTCGATGATCGAGAACTCGCGACCGACGCGCGCCGAGGCCTCCGACGTCGCCAACGCCGTGCTCGACGGCGCCGACGCGCTGATGCTGTCCGGGGAGACCTCGGTGGGCAAGTACCCGATGGCCGCGGTGAAGACGATGTCGCGCATCGTGTGCGCCGTCGAGGAGAACTCCACCGCCGCGCCGCCGCTGACCCACGTGCCGCGCACCAAGCGCGGGGTGATCTCGTATGCGGCCCGCGACATCGGCGAGCGGCTCGATGCCAAGGCGCTGGTCGCGTTCACCCAGTCCGGTGACACCGTGCGGCGCCTGGCCCGATTGCACACCCCGCTGCCGCTGCTGGCCTTCACGGCATGGCCCGAGGTGCGCAGCCAGCTCGCCATGACGTGGGGCACCGAGACGTTCATCGTCCCGATGATGAAGTCCACCGACGGCATGATCCGCGAAGTCGACAGATCGCTGCTCGACCTCGGTCGTTACAAGCGCGGTGACCTGGTGGTGATCGTCGCCGGCGCCCCGCCGGGCACGGTAGGTTCGACCAACCTGATCCACGTGCACCGGATCGGGGAGGACGACGTCTAG
- a CDS encoding DUF2752 domain-containing protein produces MAPEEASRAGPRLQRLYTAAGTSVLLAGALGYVARVDPHHAHSLYPPCPFKWLTGWNCPLCGGLRMTHDLLHGDLPAAVSDNLFALVGIPLLAGWLLLRRRHGREPLPIPAALAITLVAAVWTVVRNLPGFPLVPTVLGG; encoded by the coding sequence ATGGCACCTGAGGAGGCGTCGCGGGCGGGGCCGCGCCTTCAACGCCTCTACACCGCGGCCGGCACGTCGGTACTGCTGGCCGGCGCACTGGGTTATGTCGCTCGCGTCGACCCGCATCACGCGCACTCGCTCTACCCGCCGTGCCCGTTCAAGTGGCTCACCGGCTGGAACTGCCCCTTGTGCGGGGGGCTTCGGATGACGCATGACTTGCTGCACGGCGACCTGCCGGCCGCCGTCAGCGACAACCTCTTCGCGCTCGTCGGTATCCCGCTGCTGGCCGGGTGGCTTCTGCTGCGCCGCCGCCACGGCCGGGAGCCGTTGCCGATACCGGCCGCGCTGGCGATCACGCTCGTCGCGGCCGTGTGGACGGTGGTGCGCAATCTTCCCGGATTTCCGCTCGTGCCGACCGTTCTCGGTGGGTAG
- a CDS encoding NINE protein yields MTDPSWGDPGSGAPPPPPPGYPPPYHYYPAPGPYFDPSAPFGRHPLTGQPFSDKSKVVAALLQLLGLLGLVGLGRIYLGQTGLGIAQLIVGLATCGLGAVIWGIVDAVLILTDKVSDPEGRPLRDGT; encoded by the coding sequence GTGACCGATCCGTCGTGGGGCGACCCCGGGTCCGGCGCGCCGCCGCCACCGCCGCCCGGATATCCGCCGCCCTACCATTACTACCCGGCGCCCGGGCCTTACTTCGACCCGTCCGCACCCTTCGGCCGTCACCCCCTGACCGGACAACCCTTTTCGGACAAATCGAAAGTCGTGGCGGCCCTTCTGCAGCTGCTCGGACTGCTCGGCCTCGTCGGGCTCGGTCGCATCTACCTCGGCCAGACGGGCTTGGGGATCGCGCAGTTGATCGTCGGCCTGGCGACGTGCGGACTCGGCGCCGTCATCTGGGGCATCGTCGACGCCGTCTTGATATTGACCGACAAGGTCAGCGATCCCGAGGGCAGGCCGTTGCGTGATGGCACCTGA
- a CDS encoding prolipoprotein diacylglyceryl transferase, with translation MMMRPEFIPSPPQGVWHLGPLPLRAYALFIIVGIVAALLIGDRRWEARGGQRGVIYDIALWAVPFGLIGGRLYHLATDWRTYWGPGGAGFGAALRIWDGGLGIWGAVALGGVGAWIGCRRRGIPLPAFADAIAPGIVLAQAIGRLGNYFNQELYGRETTLPWGLEIFYRRDPSGYVDTHSLDGVSTGQVALVVQPTFLYELLWNLLVFAALIYADRWFRLGHGRLFALYVAGYCVGRFCVELLRDDPATHIAGIRINSFTSTFVFIGAVVYTILAPKGREDPASLRGNDYIAEEAEPETVRREELSTVASPAAETVPAPVGTAGDDQPPDVGEKAEPAAEEPAAAEPAAEEAEAAEAVAAEPDAAEPEAAASEAAEPEPEAAEAEAAAPEADAEEPVAAGETEEPPTETPIDAPEADEPPGRTRRRWALRPRSRRSGR, from the coding sequence ATGATGATGCGGCCCGAGTTCATTCCCAGCCCACCGCAGGGTGTCTGGCACCTGGGGCCGCTGCCCCTGCGCGCCTACGCGCTGTTCATCATCGTCGGCATCGTGGCCGCGCTGCTGATCGGCGACCGGCGCTGGGAGGCCCGCGGCGGCCAGCGCGGCGTGATCTACGACATCGCGCTGTGGGCGGTGCCGTTCGGGTTAATCGGCGGCAGGCTCTATCACCTCGCCACCGATTGGCGGACCTACTGGGGGCCCGGCGGCGCCGGGTTCGGGGCGGCGCTGCGCATCTGGGACGGCGGCCTGGGCATCTGGGGTGCGGTCGCGCTCGGCGGCGTCGGCGCGTGGATCGGTTGCCGCCGTCGCGGGATTCCGTTGCCGGCCTTCGCCGACGCGATCGCCCCGGGAATCGTCCTGGCGCAGGCCATCGGCCGGCTGGGCAACTATTTCAACCAGGAGCTCTACGGCCGGGAGACGACGCTGCCGTGGGGCCTGGAGATCTTCTACCGGCGCGACCCGTCGGGCTACGTCGACACCCATTCGCTGGACGGGGTTTCGACCGGCCAGGTGGCCCTGGTCGTGCAGCCGACGTTCCTGTACGAATTGCTCTGGAACCTGCTGGTTTTCGCCGCCCTGATCTATGCGGACCGATGGTTCAGGCTGGGCCACGGGCGGCTGTTCGCGCTGTACGTGGCCGGTTACTGCGTTGGTCGCTTCTGCGTCGAGCTGTTGCGTGACGATCCCGCCACCCACATCGCCGGAATCCGGATCAACTCGTTCACCTCGACGTTCGTGTTCATCGGGGCGGTCGTCTACACCATTCTGGCGCCGAAGGGTCGCGAGGATCCCGCCAGCTTGCGCGGCAACGATTACATCGCCGAAGAGGCGGAACCAGAAACCGTTCGGAGGGAAGAGCTTTCGACCGTCGCATCGCCCGCGGCGGAGACCGTGCCGGCCCCGGTGGGCACGGCCGGCGACGACCAACCCCCCGACGTGGGAGAGAAGGCCGAGCCTGCAGCCGAGGAGCCTGCAGCGGCGGAGCCTGCAGCCGAGGAGGCCGAAGCCGCGGAGGCGGTGGCCGCGGAGCCCGACGCCGCGGAGCCCGAAGCCGCGGCGTCTGAAGCCGCGGAGCCGGAGCCCGAAGCCGCGGAAGCCGAAGCCGCGGCGCCCGAAGCCGACGCGGAAGAGCCGGTTGCCGCCGGCGAAACCGAGGAACCACCAACCGAAACACCCATCGACGCGCCTGAAGCCGACGAGCCCCCCGGGCGAACGCGGCGGCGGTGGGCACTGCGTCCCCGAAGCCGGCGTTCCGGCCGTTAA
- the trpA gene encoding tryptophan synthase subunit alpha codes for MMTVEQREASRLGPVFDACRADARAALIGYLPTGYPDVAGSVAGMLALVESGCDIIEVGVPYSDPGMDGPTIARATEAALRGGVRVRDTLAAVEAISAAGGHAVVMTYWNPVLRYGVDAFARDLASAGGYGLITPDLIPDEAGQWMAASEEHRLDRIFLVAPSSTPERLVGTVKASRGFVYAASTMGVTGARDAVSHAAPELVKRVKAVSDIPVGVGLGVRSREQAAQIGSYADGVIVGSALVSALTDGLPALRALTGELVSGVRERASGS; via the coding sequence GTGATGACCGTGGAACAACGCGAGGCAAGCAGGCTGGGGCCGGTCTTCGACGCGTGCCGCGCCGACGCGCGTGCCGCGCTGATCGGCTACCTGCCCACCGGCTACCCCGACGTGGCGGGGTCGGTGGCCGGGATGCTCGCCCTGGTCGAATCCGGTTGCGACATCATCGAAGTCGGCGTGCCCTATTCAGATCCCGGCATGGACGGCCCAACGATCGCCCGCGCCACCGAGGCCGCGTTGCGCGGGGGAGTGCGAGTCCGGGACACGCTGGCGGCGGTCGAAGCGATCAGCGCGGCCGGCGGGCACGCCGTGGTGATGACGTACTGGAACCCGGTGCTGCGCTACGGGGTTGACGCGTTTGCGCGCGATCTGGCGTCGGCCGGCGGGTACGGTCTCATCACTCCCGACCTGATCCCCGACGAGGCCGGGCAGTGGATGGCGGCATCCGAGGAGCATCGGTTGGATCGCATCTTCCTGGTGGCGCCGTCATCGACGCCGGAGCGCCTGGTGGGCACCGTGAAGGCGTCGCGGGGGTTCGTCTACGCGGCCTCGACGATGGGGGTGACCGGGGCGCGCGACGCGGTTTCGCACGCCGCACCCGAACTGGTCAAGAGGGTGAAAGCGGTGTCGGACATACCTGTCGGAGTCGGCCTGGGGGTGCGCTCGCGGGAGCAGGCCGCGCAGATCGGCAGCTACGCCGACGGCGTCATCGTCGGGTCCGCACTGGTGTCGGCACTGACCGACGGGCTGCCCGCGTTGCGCGCGTTGACCGGAGAGCTCGTCTCCGGCGTCCGCGAGCGGGCGTCCGGTTCATGA
- the trpB gene encoding tryptophan synthase subunit beta yields MVGLPRPDLPVMSAAISEPTRHDPDPGGHFGVYGGRYLPEALMAVIEEVTAAYEKERVNPDFLGTLDDLQEHYTGRPSPLYEATRLSEHAGSARIFLKREDLNHTGSHKINNVLGQALLARRMGKSRVIAETGAGQHGVATATACALLGLECVIYMGAVDTARQALNVARMRLLGAEVVSVETGSRTLKDAINEAFRDWVTNADRTYYCFGTAAGPHPFPTMVRDFQRIVGMETRVQIQQQAGRLPDAVVACVGGGSNAIGIFHPFIDDPGVRLIGYEAAGEGVETGRHAATFAGGSPGAFQGSFSYLLQDEDGQTIESHSISAGLDYPGVGPEHAHLKETGRAEYRPITDSEAMEAFRLLCRTEGIIPAIESAHAVAGALQLGSELGSGAVIVVNLSGRGDKDVETAAKWFGLLEPGE; encoded by the coding sequence ATGGTCGGTCTGCCCCGGCCGGACCTCCCTGTGATGAGTGCGGCCATCTCCGAACCCACCCGGCACGATCCCGACCCGGGCGGGCATTTCGGCGTTTACGGCGGCCGCTACCTGCCCGAGGCGTTGATGGCGGTGATCGAAGAGGTCACCGCTGCCTACGAGAAGGAACGCGTCAACCCCGACTTCCTGGGCACCCTCGACGACCTGCAGGAGCACTACACCGGGCGGCCGTCACCGCTGTATGAGGCCACGCGGCTGTCCGAGCACGCCGGCTCGGCGCGCATCTTCCTCAAGCGTGAGGACCTGAACCACACCGGATCCCACAAGATCAACAACGTCCTGGGCCAGGCCCTGCTCGCCCGCCGGATGGGCAAGAGCCGGGTGATCGCCGAGACCGGGGCGGGGCAGCACGGCGTGGCCACGGCCACCGCGTGCGCGCTGCTCGGGCTGGAGTGCGTGATCTACATGGGTGCGGTGGACACCGCGCGGCAGGCGCTCAACGTCGCCCGGATGCGGCTGCTGGGCGCCGAGGTCGTCTCGGTCGAAACCGGTTCCCGGACACTCAAGGACGCCATCAACGAGGCATTCCGGGACTGGGTCACCAACGCCGACCGAACGTATTACTGCTTCGGCACCGCGGCGGGACCGCACCCGTTCCCGACGATGGTGCGTGACTTCCAGCGGATCGTCGGCATGGAGACGCGCGTGCAGATCCAGCAGCAGGCGGGCCGGTTGCCGGACGCGGTGGTGGCCTGCGTCGGGGGCGGATCCAACGCGATCGGCATCTTCCACCCGTTCATCGACGACCCCGGTGTGCGGCTGATCGGTTACGAGGCGGCCGGTGAGGGCGTCGAAACCGGAAGGCACGCAGCCACTTTCGCCGGAGGTTCGCCAGGGGCGTTTCAGGGATCATTCTCCTACCTGCTGCAGGACGAGGACGGTCAGACCATCGAATCCCATTCGATCTCGGCGGGTCTGGATTACCCTGGGGTGGGTCCCGAGCACGCGCATCTGAAGGAGACCGGGCGTGCCGAGTACCGGCCCATCACCGACTCCGAGGCGATGGAGGCGTTCCGATTGCTGTGCCGCACGGAAGGCATCATCCCGGCCATCGAATCCGCGCACGCGGTGGCCGGTGCGTTGCAGCTGGGTTCCGAGTTGGGTTCGGGGGCCGTCATTGTCGTCAATCTGTCGGGCCGCGGCGACAAGGACGTCGAGACGGCGGCGAAATGGTTCGGCCTCCTGGAGCCCGGCGAGTGA
- the trpC gene encoding indole-3-glycerol phosphate synthase TrpC, whose amino-acid sequence MSPATVLDSILEGVRADVAAREALIGLSEIKAAAAAAAPPLDVMAALRQPGIGVIAEVKRASPSAGALATIADPAKLARAYEDGGARIISVLTEERRFRGSLDDLDAVRAAVSVPILRKDFVIQPYQIHEARAHGADMLLLIVAALDQSELVSMLDRTESLGMTALVEVHTEEEADRALTAGAKVIGVNARDLTTLEVDRDCFARIAPGLPSNVIRVAESGVRGTGDLLAYAGAGADAVLVGEGLVKSGDPRAAVADLVTAGTHPSCPKPAR is encoded by the coding sequence ATGAGTCCGGCAACCGTGCTCGACTCCATCCTCGAGGGAGTCCGCGCCGATGTTGCCGCCCGCGAAGCCCTGATCGGCCTGTCGGAGATCAAAGCCGCCGCGGCGGCGGCCGCGCCGCCGCTCGACGTGATGGCCGCGCTGCGTCAGCCCGGCATCGGTGTGATCGCGGAGGTGAAGCGCGCCAGCCCGTCGGCGGGCGCGCTGGCGACCATCGCCGATCCGGCCAAACTGGCCCGGGCTTACGAGGACGGCGGCGCGCGGATCATCAGCGTGCTGACCGAGGAGCGGCGCTTCCGCGGCTCGCTCGACGACCTCGACGCCGTGCGGGCCGCCGTCTCGGTGCCGATCCTGCGCAAAGACTTTGTGATTCAGCCGTATCAGATCCACGAGGCCCGCGCCCACGGCGCCGACATGCTGTTGCTCATCGTGGCCGCGCTGGACCAGTCGGAGCTGGTGTCGATGCTGGACCGCACCGAATCGCTGGGGATGACGGCATTGGTGGAGGTGCACACCGAGGAGGAGGCAGACCGTGCGCTGACGGCCGGGGCCAAGGTGATCGGTGTCAATGCCCGCGACCTGACGACGCTGGAGGTGGACCGGGATTGCTTCGCGCGCATCGCGCCCGGGCTGCCCAGCAACGTGATCAGGGTGGCCGAGTCCGGTGTGCGCGGCACCGGGGACCTGTTGGCCTACGCCGGGGCGGGCGCCGACGCCGTGTTGGTCGGCGAAGGCCTGGTCAAGAGCGGTGACCCGCGCGCCGCGGTCGCCGACCTGGTCACCGCGGGCACCCATCCGTCCTGTCCGAAACCGGCTCGCTAG
- a CDS encoding TIGR02234 family membrane protein yields the protein MTADRRARLAIRSAQVLLVAAAVALWAASRLPWVRIRSFDGLGPPKQVTLSGATWSTALLPLALLMLAAAVAALAVGGWALRVLAALLAAASLAVGYLGISLWVVPDVAVRGADLAHVPTMTLVGSERQYGGAGVAVAAAVCTLIASVLLMRAAGDSGSARSSATKYAAPATRRSIALRDAAGGAMLEGQEAPGMSERMIWDALDEGRDPTERPDGSDSEGR from the coding sequence GTGACCGCTGACCGGCGGGCCCGGCTGGCGATCCGCAGCGCACAGGTGCTGCTGGTTGCGGCCGCCGTCGCGCTGTGGGCGGCGTCGCGGCTGCCCTGGGTGAGAATCCGCTCGTTCGACGGGCTGGGCCCGCCCAAGCAGGTCACTTTGTCCGGGGCGACGTGGTCTACGGCGCTGCTGCCGCTGGCGCTGCTGATGCTGGCGGCGGCCGTCGCGGCGCTGGCGGTGGGCGGCTGGGCCCTGCGCGTGCTGGCGGCGTTGCTGGCCGCGGCCAGCCTGGCGGTGGGCTACCTCGGCATCAGCCTGTGGGTCGTCCCGGACGTGGCGGTGCGGGGCGCCGATCTGGCGCATGTTCCGACCATGACGCTGGTGGGAAGCGAGCGGCAGTACGGGGGCGCCGGGGTGGCGGTGGCGGCCGCCGTGTGCACGCTGATCGCCTCCGTTCTGCTGATGCGGGCGGCCGGCGATTCCGGGTCGGCCCGTTCGAGCGCAACGAAATACGCGGCACCCGCGACGCGCCGGTCGATTGCACTGCGGGATGCCGCCGGCGGGGCGATGCTGGAGGGGCAGGAGGCGCCGGGAATGTCGGAACGGATGATCTGGGATGCGCTTGACGAGGGCCGTGACCCCACGGAGCGGCCCGACGGCTCGGACAGCGAGGGGCGGTGA
- a CDS encoding anthranilate synthase component I — MHDHFAATTSREDFRRLAAEHRVVPVTRKVLADSETPLSAYRKLAANRPGTFLLESAENGRSWSRWSFIGAGAPSALTVRDGQAVWLGAVPQDAPTGGDPLQALRATLGLLATAALPGLPPLSGGMVGFFAYDLVRRLERLPELAADDLHLPDMLLLLATDVAAVDHHEGTITLIANAVNWNATDEHVDEAYDDAVARLDVMTTALGQALESTVSTFGTPEPRFRAQRSVEEYGKIVDYLVEQIAAGEAFQVVPSQRFEMDTNVDPIDVYRMLRATNPSPYMYLLHVPNSDGATDFSIVGSSPEALVTVAEGWATTHPIAGTRWRGNNEEEDQLLEKELLADDKERAEHLMLVDLGRNDLGRVCTPGTVRVEDYSHIERYSHVMHLVSTVTGMLDEHRTALDAVTACFPAGTLSGAPKVRAMELIEEVEKTRRGLYGGVVGYLDFAGNADFAIAIRTALMRDGTAYVQAGGGVVADSNGPYEYTEASNKARAVLNAIAAAETLTAPDAT; from the coding sequence GTGCACGACCATTTCGCCGCCACCACCTCACGGGAGGACTTCCGCCGGCTGGCCGCAGAACACCGCGTCGTTCCGGTGACCCGCAAGGTGCTGGCCGACAGCGAGACGCCCCTGTCGGCCTACCGCAAACTCGCCGCCAACCGCCCGGGCACCTTCCTGCTGGAATCCGCCGAGAACGGGCGGTCCTGGTCGCGGTGGTCGTTCATCGGCGCGGGGGCGCCGTCGGCGCTGACCGTGCGCGACGGCCAGGCGGTGTGGCTGGGCGCCGTGCCGCAGGACGCGCCCACCGGCGGCGACCCGCTGCAGGCGCTGCGGGCCACGCTGGGGTTGCTGGCCACCGCCGCGCTGCCCGGGCTGCCGCCGCTGTCGGGCGGCATGGTCGGCTTCTTCGCCTACGACCTGGTGCGGCGCCTGGAAAGGCTGCCCGAGCTGGCCGCCGACGACCTGCACCTGCCCGACATGCTGCTTCTCCTGGCCACCGATGTGGCCGCGGTCGACCACCACGAGGGCACCATCACCCTGATCGCCAACGCGGTGAACTGGAACGCCACCGACGAGCACGTCGACGAGGCCTACGACGACGCGGTCGCGCGGCTCGACGTGATGACGACGGCGCTGGGCCAGGCGCTGGAGTCAACGGTCTCCACGTTCGGCACGCCCGAACCGCGGTTCCGCGCGCAGCGCAGCGTCGAGGAGTACGGCAAGATCGTCGATTACCTCGTCGAGCAGATCGCGGCTGGTGAGGCCTTCCAGGTGGTGCCCTCCCAGCGCTTCGAGATGGACACCAACGTCGATCCGATCGACGTCTACCGGATGCTGCGGGCCACCAATCCCAGCCCTTACATGTACCTGCTGCATGTCCCGAACAGCGATGGCGCAACTGACTTTTCGATCGTCGGATCCAGCCCCGAAGCGTTGGTCACCGTCGCCGAGGGCTGGGCGACGACGCACCCGATCGCCGGGACGCGGTGGCGGGGCAACAACGAAGAAGAAGATCAGCTGCTGGAAAAGGAGTTGCTGGCCGACGACAAGGAACGCGCCGAGCACCTGATGTTGGTCGACCTCGGCCGCAACGACCTCGGCCGCGTCTGCACCCCGGGCACCGTGCGCGTCGAGGACTACAGCCACATCGAGCGCTACAGCCACGTGATGCACCTGGTGTCGACGGTGACCGGGATGCTCGACGAGCACCGGACCGCACTGGACGCGGTGACGGCCTGCTTCCCGGCCGGGACGTTGTCCGGGGCGCCCAAGGTGCGGGCGATGGAGCTCATCGAGGAGGTGGAGAAGACGCGCCGCGGCCTCTACGGCGGGGTGGTCGGTTACCTCGACTTCGCCGGCAACGCCGACTTCGCGATCGCCATCCGCACCGCGCTGATGCGCGACGGCACCGCCTACGTGCAGGCCGGGGGCGGGGTGGTGGCCGATTCCAACGGGCCCTACGAGTACACCGAGGCGTCCAACAAGGCGCGCGCGGTGCTCAACGCGATCGCCGCCGCCGAAACGCTGACCGCCCCGGATGCGACGTGA
- a CDS encoding peroxiredoxin, whose product MNPGDTVADFELPDQTGTPRKLSALLADGPVVLFFYPAAMTPGCTKEACHFRDLADEFAAVGAVRVGISADTVAKQAKFAEMQKFDYPLLSDSAGTVAAQFGVKRGLLGKLMPVKRTTFVIDTDRTVLDVIASEFSMDTHADKALQTLRARA is encoded by the coding sequence ATGAACCCTGGTGACACCGTGGCCGACTTCGAACTTCCCGACCAGACGGGAACGCCGCGCAAACTGAGCGCCCTGCTTGCCGACGGACCGGTGGTCCTGTTCTTCTACCCCGCCGCGATGACGCCCGGCTGCACCAAGGAGGCCTGCCACTTCCGCGACCTGGCCGACGAATTCGCCGCGGTCGGGGCGGTCCGCGTCGGCATCAGCGCCGACACCGTCGCCAAGCAGGCCAAGTTCGCCGAGATGCAGAAGTTCGACTATCCGCTGCTGTCGGACAGCGCCGGAACGGTGGCCGCGCAGTTCGGCGTCAAGCGCGGCCTGCTGGGCAAGTTGATGCCGGTCAAGCGCACCACGTTCGTCATCGACACCGATCGCACGGTGCTCGACGTGATCGCCAGCGAGTTCAGCATGGACACCCACGCCGACAAGGCGCTGCAGACGCTGCGGGCGCGGGCGTAG